From Rhinolophus sinicus isolate RSC01 linkage group LG15, ASM3656204v1, whole genome shotgun sequence, the proteins below share one genomic window:
- the RAB34 gene encoding ras-related protein Rab-34 isoform X3, with the protein MNILAPVRRDRVLAELPQCLRKEAALHVHKDFHPRVTCACQEHRTGTVGRFKISKVIVVGDLSVGKTCLINRFCKNTFDKNYKATIGVDFEMERFEVLGVPFSLQLWDTAGQERFKCIASTYYRGAQAIIIVFNLNDVASLEHTKQWLADALKENDPSGVLLFLVGSKKDLSTPAQYVLMERDALKVAQEMKAEYWAVSSLTGENVREFFFRVAALTFEANVLAELEKSGARRIGDVVRINSDDNNLYLTASKKKPTCCP; encoded by the exons ATGAACATTCTGGCGCCGGTGCGGAGGGATCGCGTCCTGGCGGAGCTGCCCCAG TGCCTGAGGAAGGAGGCCGCTTTGCACGTGCACAAAGACTTCCACCCCCGCGTCACCTGCGCCTGCCAGGAGCACCGGACAGGCACCGTGGG CAGATTTAAGATCTCCAAGGTCATTGTGGTGGGGGACCTGTCGGTGGGGAAGACTTGTCTCATTAATAG GTTCTGCAAAAACACCTTTGATAAGAATTACAAGGCCACCATTGGAGTGGACTTTGAGATGGAACGATTTGAGGTGTTGGGTGTCCCCTTCAGTCTGCAGCT CTGGGATACCGCTGGACAGGAGAGGTTCAAATGCATTGCCTCAACGTACTACCGAGGAGCTCAAG CCATCATCATTGTCTTCAACCTGAATGATGTGGCCTCCCTGGAACATACCAA GCAATGGCTAGCTGATGCCCTCAAGGAGAATGACCCTTCTGGCGTGCTTCTCTTCCTCGTGGGTTCTAAGAAGGACTTGAGT ACTCCTGCTCAGTACGTGCTAATGGAGAGAGATGCACTCAAGGTGGCCCAAGAGATGAAGGCTGAGTACTGGGCAGTCTCATCTCTCACTG GTGAAAATGTCCGGGAATTCTTTTTCCGGGTGGCGGCGCTGACCTTTGAGGCCAACGTGCTAGCTGAGCTGGAGAAATCAGGGGCCCGGCGCATTGGGGATGTTGTCC GCATCAACAGTGATGACAACAACCTCTACCTAACTGCTAGCAAAAAGAAGCCCACCTGTTGCCCATGA
- the RAB34 gene encoding ras-related protein Rab-34 isoform X1 — MSHVLGLELRREAPPLLGPLFSSFIPPRRSCGSQMLSSNPRSPITNSAGSLGQIKPPRLLWAPRKAAGKMNILAPVRRDRVLAELPQCLRKEAALHVHKDFHPRVTCACQEHRTGTVGRFKISKVIVVGDLSVGKTCLINRFCKNTFDKNYKATIGVDFEMERFEVLGVPFSLQLWDTAGQERFKCIASTYYRGAQAIIIVFNLNDVASLEHTKQWLADALKENDPSGVLLFLVGSKKDLSTPAQYVLMERDALKVAQEMKAEYWAVSSLTGENVREFFFRVAALTFEANVLAELEKSGARRIGDVVRINSDDNNLYLTASKKKPTCCP; from the exons ATGAGTCACGTCCTGGGCCTGGAGTTGAGGAGGGAAGCGCCGCCTCTCCTTGGGCcccttttctcctcctttatCCCTCCCCGCCGGTCCTGCGGCAGCCAGATGCTGAGCAGCAATCCCCGATCCCCCATCACTAATTCGGCAGG GTCGCTGGGGCAAATCAAGCCTCCGCGCCTTCTCTGGGCGCCCCGCAAGGCCGCAGGCAAGATGAACATTCTGGCGCCGGTGCGGAGGGATCGCGTCCTGGCGGAGCTGCCCCAG TGCCTGAGGAAGGAGGCCGCTTTGCACGTGCACAAAGACTTCCACCCCCGCGTCACCTGCGCCTGCCAGGAGCACCGGACAGGCACCGTGGG CAGATTTAAGATCTCCAAGGTCATTGTGGTGGGGGACCTGTCGGTGGGGAAGACTTGTCTCATTAATAG GTTCTGCAAAAACACCTTTGATAAGAATTACAAGGCCACCATTGGAGTGGACTTTGAGATGGAACGATTTGAGGTGTTGGGTGTCCCCTTCAGTCTGCAGCT CTGGGATACCGCTGGACAGGAGAGGTTCAAATGCATTGCCTCAACGTACTACCGAGGAGCTCAAG CCATCATCATTGTCTTCAACCTGAATGATGTGGCCTCCCTGGAACATACCAA GCAATGGCTAGCTGATGCCCTCAAGGAGAATGACCCTTCTGGCGTGCTTCTCTTCCTCGTGGGTTCTAAGAAGGACTTGAGT ACTCCTGCTCAGTACGTGCTAATGGAGAGAGATGCACTCAAGGTGGCCCAAGAGATGAAGGCTGAGTACTGGGCAGTCTCATCTCTCACTG GTGAAAATGTCCGGGAATTCTTTTTCCGGGTGGCGGCGCTGACCTTTGAGGCCAACGTGCTAGCTGAGCTGGAGAAATCAGGGGCCCGGCGCATTGGGGATGTTGTCC GCATCAACAGTGATGACAACAACCTCTACCTAACTGCTAGCAAAAAGAAGCCCACCTGTTGCCCATGA
- the RAB34 gene encoding ras-related protein Rab-34 isoform X2 → MSHVLGLELRREAPPLLGPLFSSFIPPRRSCGSQMLSSNPRSPITNSAGSLGQIKPPRLLWAPRKAAGKMNILAPVRRDRVLAELPQCLRKEAALHVHKDFHPRVTCACQEHRTGTVGFKISKVIVVGDLSVGKTCLINRFCKNTFDKNYKATIGVDFEMERFEVLGVPFSLQLWDTAGQERFKCIASTYYRGAQAIIIVFNLNDVASLEHTKQWLADALKENDPSGVLLFLVGSKKDLSTPAQYVLMERDALKVAQEMKAEYWAVSSLTGENVREFFFRVAALTFEANVLAELEKSGARRIGDVVRINSDDNNLYLTASKKKPTCCP, encoded by the exons ATGAGTCACGTCCTGGGCCTGGAGTTGAGGAGGGAAGCGCCGCCTCTCCTTGGGCcccttttctcctcctttatCCCTCCCCGCCGGTCCTGCGGCAGCCAGATGCTGAGCAGCAATCCCCGATCCCCCATCACTAATTCGGCAGG GTCGCTGGGGCAAATCAAGCCTCCGCGCCTTCTCTGGGCGCCCCGCAAGGCCGCAGGCAAGATGAACATTCTGGCGCCGGTGCGGAGGGATCGCGTCCTGGCGGAGCTGCCCCAG TGCCTGAGGAAGGAGGCCGCTTTGCACGTGCACAAAGACTTCCACCCCCGCGTCACCTGCGCCTGCCAGGAGCACCGGACAGGCACCGTGGG ATTTAAGATCTCCAAGGTCATTGTGGTGGGGGACCTGTCGGTGGGGAAGACTTGTCTCATTAATAG GTTCTGCAAAAACACCTTTGATAAGAATTACAAGGCCACCATTGGAGTGGACTTTGAGATGGAACGATTTGAGGTGTTGGGTGTCCCCTTCAGTCTGCAGCT CTGGGATACCGCTGGACAGGAGAGGTTCAAATGCATTGCCTCAACGTACTACCGAGGAGCTCAAG CCATCATCATTGTCTTCAACCTGAATGATGTGGCCTCCCTGGAACATACCAA GCAATGGCTAGCTGATGCCCTCAAGGAGAATGACCCTTCTGGCGTGCTTCTCTTCCTCGTGGGTTCTAAGAAGGACTTGAGT ACTCCTGCTCAGTACGTGCTAATGGAGAGAGATGCACTCAAGGTGGCCCAAGAGATGAAGGCTGAGTACTGGGCAGTCTCATCTCTCACTG GTGAAAATGTCCGGGAATTCTTTTTCCGGGTGGCGGCGCTGACCTTTGAGGCCAACGTGCTAGCTGAGCTGGAGAAATCAGGGGCCCGGCGCATTGGGGATGTTGTCC GCATCAACAGTGATGACAACAACCTCTACCTAACTGCTAGCAAAAAGAAGCCCACCTGTTGCCCATGA